From a region of the Candidatus Zixiibacteriota bacterium genome:
- a CDS encoding T9SS type A sorting domain-containing protein has product MIYREFYRRLLLPALFIGLWLSASIVQAQICDIPEVGSLPTYQSGTAVTVQMIPAENADLTEVCYFDQADGIIRGCYNPDKLLSQAVDTTAVVFENLLDGHTYGFFAKAYCPDLADTSFSDTVFTTLDNSPPDSVKFDSTGAGPVRARASYGGVVSVDWLGAVDAISGVVEYELQRKIGSNDWSVIDTVSDTSPDNTYLYQETLAGDVGLIEGVTTFYEMIAIDAVGNRRGGRATAGVMPDSSAPPTPTLTVGYDYDNGSTRFIKGLNIEMTGASNAVAPAEKADSIRFEIARDSLKYFTTGDSAWSFFTTGWITYTPSSISRTLSMLPPDHDSAYVNGHTYYVRCKAKDKLGHESDWSDALSVVMDPFPPGDISNLAVTPNPYIEGVDSAAMLVTWDAAFEAVSGLDWYYVYRSTTAGNWGAPVDSVPGDQVVYRDYYWDVDGLVRTRYYYRILSKDKAGNYRTTTSWTGDDFPHLPPELISLSCDTIVDGRCYRGQSTFWAYWNVLNDTTNAARYNLQWNGNDVAIDDLTTDDIEIDTEEDSSRVRVRIQTVFNDSTRSRWSADQMVTIWAVDPPQLADLTVTNQHATESYLGNIYVNWEKPDRPDIYAYHIFRRNTPDVWLSVTTQSAVPFDSSDYTDHYDAGPLTTYEWYVYCVVPVNWVGREAPLKLPIDSAFCNRAPVIDSTITGADSIKIFWTRPTPNLAESWGNRIEITYLREDADPEVWLDSNYMRSFYTLPNLSAVNDTGRYVFRVQEYEREADLIENATDSIMETAWSQPCTVPYMTLPASPQALTTVPQPLDPDLIGTSAASIYVSWDFVRPSLIDSFRVSRTGLDTTITADDLQTSYGFMDSGLNEGVDYRYTVRAIDKFSQPGNAVETTARVQPIWAYTPQVVPISPRYFNASSLTFRWYWLDENYAPAQNFTYGADSVVIQVSLWPGFDALPMLETRAAALDTPLTVNLGPTGVNNDNNMLYFRIRGIDRFGHQSASLWSTDYFTDTVSAFLDARPPEAVTNLSLDSSRAVITPDEDSIAVYLTWPQVADRGGSGLQHYNIYRTDPDRSEFHLYAITEDTVFIDGVRVGNASNCDYNYRIQAVDSVGNEQTVDNNEVCLEVLTCPSVLSDSLSVSSRKLTVFWHHNDALPADSFRLEAASHPNHFSLGIPEEAGNFGVVPGTDTSFTFPNAWDPSITTVYYRIKAIRGINESGWTDSAWTIATDVTENENTPIPTTWTLDQNYPNPFNPVTDIPFGLPSRCHVNLTVYNILGMTVTCLVDEELPAGNYIATWDGTNTEGCQVASGIYFYRLEYGLGAINKKMVLIR; this is encoded by the coding sequence ATGATCTATAGAGAATTCTATCGCCGGTTGTTGCTTCCGGCGTTATTCATTGGACTCTGGTTATCAGCATCTATCGTTCAGGCGCAGATCTGTGATATACCCGAAGTCGGCTCACTTCCGACCTACCAGTCGGGGACGGCAGTCACTGTTCAGATGATCCCGGCGGAAAACGCCGACCTGACCGAGGTTTGCTATTTCGATCAGGCCGATGGCATCATCAGGGGTTGCTACAATCCGGACAAGTTGCTGAGTCAGGCGGTTGATACTACGGCGGTAGTGTTTGAGAATCTCCTCGATGGACACACCTACGGCTTTTTTGCCAAAGCCTATTGCCCGGATCTTGCCGATACAAGCTTTTCCGACACCGTTTTCACGACGCTGGACAACAGCCCTCCCGATAGCGTTAAGTTTGATTCTACCGGCGCCGGACCGGTTCGGGCCCGAGCCTCTTACGGGGGCGTGGTCTCAGTTGACTGGCTTGGAGCTGTCGATGCGATCAGCGGTGTTGTGGAGTATGAGCTTCAGCGAAAAATCGGATCGAACGATTGGTCCGTGATCGACACTGTCAGCGACACTTCCCCGGACAATACTTATCTCTACCAGGAAACACTGGCCGGCGACGTCGGACTGATTGAGGGCGTTACCACTTTCTATGAAATGATCGCCATCGATGCCGTCGGCAACCGGCGCGGCGGTCGAGCCACAGCCGGCGTCATGCCTGATTCTTCAGCGCCTCCCACTCCAACTCTGACAGTCGGTTATGATTACGACAACGGTTCCACTCGCTTTATCAAGGGACTCAATATAGAGATGACGGGAGCCTCCAACGCCGTCGCACCAGCCGAAAAAGCCGATTCAATCAGGTTTGAGATCGCTCGCGACAGCCTGAAGTATTTTACGACCGGCGACTCCGCCTGGAGCTTTTTTACCACCGGATGGATAACCTACACGCCCTCGTCCATTTCGCGGACACTGAGCATGCTTCCCCCCGACCACGACTCGGCCTATGTCAACGGCCATACCTATTACGTGCGTTGTAAGGCCAAAGATAAGCTAGGTCATGAAAGCGACTGGTCCGACGCACTGTCGGTGGTGATGGACCCGTTTCCGCCCGGAGATATATCCAACCTGGCGGTCACGCCCAATCCTTATATAGAGGGTGTCGACAGCGCGGCCATGCTCGTAACCTGGGATGCGGCTTTTGAAGCGGTCAGCGGACTCGACTGGTATTATGTGTACCGCTCAACGACGGCTGGAAACTGGGGCGCTCCAGTCGATTCCGTTCCCGGGGATCAGGTCGTGTATCGTGATTATTATTGGGATGTCGACGGTCTGGTTCGGACTCGTTATTATTATCGCATTCTGTCGAAGGACAAAGCGGGTAACTACCGCACAACCACTAGTTGGACCGGCGATGACTTCCCGCATCTTCCTCCGGAACTCATTTCACTCAGTTGCGATACGATCGTAGATGGACGCTGCTATCGCGGTCAGTCCACTTTCTGGGCATATTGGAATGTTCTCAACGATACAACTAATGCCGCTCGCTATAATTTACAATGGAACGGCAACGATGTCGCTATCGATGATCTGACAACGGATGATATTGAGATTGACACCGAAGAGGACTCTTCTCGCGTGCGTGTGCGCATCCAGACGGTGTTCAACGACAGCACCCGCAGTCGCTGGTCGGCCGACCAAATGGTTACGATCTGGGCGGTTGATCCGCCTCAATTGGCTGATCTCACTGTCACGAACCAGCATGCGACTGAGTCCTACCTTGGCAATATCTATGTCAACTGGGAAAAACCTGACCGGCCGGACATATACGCCTACCATATATTTCGAAGAAATACCCCCGATGTCTGGCTCTCGGTTACGACACAATCGGCGGTGCCGTTTGATAGTTCCGACTACACCGACCACTACGACGCAGGTCCTTTGACCACTTACGAGTGGTACGTCTATTGCGTGGTTCCGGTCAACTGGGTCGGCCGCGAAGCACCGCTCAAGCTGCCGATCGATTCGGCCTTCTGTAATCGTGCGCCGGTTATCGACAGCACCATCACCGGGGCCGACAGTATCAAGATTTTCTGGACTCGCCCTACACCCAACCTGGCCGAAAGCTGGGGCAACCGGATTGAAATAACCTATCTCAGAGAAGATGCCGATCCTGAGGTCTGGTTGGACAGCAACTATATGCGGTCTTTCTATACTCTTCCGAATCTCAGCGCCGTCAATGATACCGGCCGCTATGTTTTCCGCGTGCAGGAATACGAACGCGAGGCTGACTTGATTGAAAACGCGACGGACTCTATTATGGAGACGGCCTGGTCGCAACCCTGCACCGTTCCTTATATGACACTCCCGGCATCACCGCAAGCTCTCACGACGGTACCGCAACCGCTCGATCCCGATTTGATCGGAACGAGTGCCGCAAGCATATATGTGAGTTGGGATTTCGTGCGCCCGAGTCTTATCGATTCATTTCGGGTCAGCCGAACCGGTCTCGACACGACGATCACAGCCGATGATCTGCAAACCAGCTACGGCTTCATGGACAGCGGCCTGAACGAAGGCGTGGACTACCGCTATACGGTTCGGGCAATCGATAAATTCAGCCAACCCGGTAATGCGGTCGAGACTACGGCGCGGGTACAGCCGATTTGGGCCTACACACCGCAAGTCGTTCCGATCTCACCCCGATATTTCAATGCCTCGTCGTTGACTTTTCGCTGGTATTGGCTCGACGAAAACTACGCCCCGGCCCAGAATTTCACTTACGGTGCTGATTCCGTGGTAATCCAAGTCAGTCTCTGGCCGGGATTCGATGCCTTACCGATGCTGGAGACACGAGCAGCCGCTCTTGATACTCCTCTCACGGTCAATTTGGGGCCAACCGGCGTCAACAACGATAACAACATGCTTTATTTCAGAATCCGGGGGATCGATCGGTTCGGTCATCAGTCCGCATCGTTGTGGTCAACCGATTATTTCACGGATACGGTGAGTGCTTTCCTTGACGCCCGTCCGCCGGAAGCAGTAACGAATTTGTCGCTTGACAGTTCGCGGGCAGTGATAACTCCCGATGAGGATTCAATCGCCGTCTACCTCACCTGGCCGCAGGTAGCCGATCGCGGCGGCAGCGGACTGCAACATTACAATATCTATCGGACCGATCCCGATCGGAGCGAGTTCCACCTGTATGCCATAACGGAGGATACGGTATTTATCGACGGTGTCCGCGTCGGGAATGCCTCCAATTGTGACTACAACTATCGTATTCAGGCGGTCGATTCGGTCGGCAACGAGCAAACGGTGGACAATAATGAGGTCTGTCTGGAGGTGCTTACATGCCCGAGTGTTCTGTCGGACAGCCTGAGTGTAAGTTCTCGCAAGTTGACGGTTTTCTGGCACCACAATGATGCCTTACCCGCCGACAGCTTCCGACTGGAGGCCGCTTCGCACCCGAACCATTTCTCGTTGGGTATCCCGGAAGAGGCCGGCAACTTCGGAGTCGTACCCGGTACGGATACCAGTTTCACGTTCCCTAACGCCTGGGATCCTTCCATCACAACGGTCTATTACCGCATTAAAGCAATCCGCGGTATCAACGAGAGCGGTTGGACCGACAGTGCATGGACCATTGCGACGGATGTTACAGAGAATGAGAACACACCGATCCCGACCACATGGACTCTCGATCAAAACTATCCCAATCCATTCAACCCGGTAACCGACATACCTTTCGGCTTGCCGTCACGCTGTCACGTAAATCTGACAGTATATAACATTCTCGGCATGACGGTAACCTGTCTGGTTGACGAGGAATTACCGGCCGGTAATTACATTGCCACCTGGGACGGTACGAATACTGAAGGTTGCCAGGTTGCCAGTGGAATTTATTTCTATCGACTGGAATACGGGTTGGGGGCTATCAACAAGAAGATGGTGTTGATTCGATGA
- a CDS encoding RtcB family protein, whose translation MGWKGPLQQIDSCRWEISQSYRSPAMEKAGVSMQAPGMIYAGAKMIPAITRDDSPEQVVNVATLPGIVGYSMAMPDIHHGYGFPIGGVAAFDARTGIISPGGVGYDINCGVRLIRSDLSLSDIRSRIAALTDKLFENIPTGVGSTGRLRLSPAQVDEVLASGARWAVEHGYGLPEDLTVTEESGSFSGADPELVSAAAKKRGGPQLGTLGAGNHFIEVQTVDRIYEPEAARVFGLSHEGQVLVMIHTGSRGCGHQICTDYLELMRRASKKYHMPLVDRELTSAPADSDEARQYFTAMKCGANFAWANRQVITHWVRESFEAVFGDQAENLCLRQVYDIAHNIAKLETHIYEGVERQVYVHRKGATRAFGPGHKDIPEPYRTIGQPVIIPGDMGSASYLLAGTETAMKETFGSTCHGAGRAMSRQAAIKRLPHGQVAAEIRDKGIYLRAKNQRLISEEAPEAYKDIDEVVEVACRSGIARRVARMRPLGVIKG comes from the coding sequence ATGGGCTGGAAAGGTCCGCTCCAACAGATTGACTCGTGCCGCTGGGAAATTTCCCAGTCTTATCGCAGTCCCGCCATGGAGAAAGCCGGGGTGTCGATGCAGGCTCCCGGAATGATCTACGCCGGTGCGAAAATGATCCCGGCGATTACCCGCGATGATTCTCCCGAGCAGGTAGTCAACGTGGCCACCCTGCCCGGGATTGTCGGTTATTCCATGGCTATGCCGGATATCCACCACGGCTATGGTTTCCCGATCGGCGGCGTAGCGGCGTTCGATGCGAGGACCGGGATCATTTCGCCGGGAGGAGTCGGGTATGATATCAACTGCGGTGTGCGGTTGATCCGTTCGGATCTGTCGCTTTCCGATATCCGCTCTCGCATTGCCGCTTTGACCGACAAGCTGTTCGAGAATATCCCCACCGGAGTTGGTTCAACCGGCCGCTTGCGGTTGTCTCCGGCGCAGGTCGACGAGGTGCTCGCCTCAGGGGCGCGTTGGGCGGTCGAACACGGGTACGGTCTTCCCGAGGATCTGACCGTGACCGAGGAATCCGGCAGTTTCTCCGGCGCCGATCCCGAACTGGTGAGCGCCGCCGCAAAAAAACGGGGCGGGCCGCAACTGGGAACGCTCGGGGCCGGCAACCATTTCATTGAGGTCCAGACAGTCGACCGAATTTATGAGCCTGAAGCGGCTCGGGTGTTCGGTCTCAGCCACGAGGGACAGGTGCTGGTGATGATTCATACCGGTTCGCGGGGCTGCGGCCATCAGATATGCACCGATTATCTGGAATTGATGCGTCGAGCCTCGAAGAAATACCACATGCCTTTGGTGGACAGGGAATTAACCTCGGCGCCCGCCGATTCGGACGAGGCCCGGCAGTATTTCACGGCCATGAAGTGCGGGGCCAATTTCGCCTGGGCCAACCGCCAGGTGATCACTCATTGGGTGCGAGAGTCGTTCGAGGCGGTATTCGGCGACCAGGCTGAAAATCTATGTTTGCGGCAGGTATATGATATCGCTCACAATATCGCCAAGCTAGAAACGCATATATATGAGGGCGTCGAGCGGCAGGTGTACGTTCATCGCAAAGGAGCCACCCGAGCGTTCGGGCCGGGTCATAAGGATATTCCGGAGCCTTATCGGACTATCGGACAGCCGGTAATTATCCCGGGGGATATGGGCTCGGCCAGCTATCTGCTGGCCGGCACCGAAACCGCCATGAAAGAGACTTTCGGCTCGACCTGTCACGGAGCGGGGCGCGCCATGTCGCGGCAGGCGGCAATCAAACGACTACCGCACGGCCAGGTGGCTGCAGAAATACGCGACAAAGGTATCTACTTGCGAGCCAAGAACCAACGCCTGATATCTGAAGAAGCGCCTGAAGCTTATAAAGATATCGACGAGGTCGTAGAGGTAGCCTGCCGGTCGGGTATAGCCCGCCGGGTGGCGCGCATGCGTCCGCTTGGTGTAATTAAGGGCTGA
- a CDS encoding DUF2934 domain-containing protein, which produces MTRNIRRKDWAGFCREFNDRNRFRMVKAGDPRKKGVAEALFIGVRLLKKGRKIEGLGLYAGCDRADQPAELLAKVIKPEEIILQQDASGTDRKLEVVAENGATLAMELTGKADISSAEPLLQRLAHSIYESRGRTDGGDQNDWFEARKRLEQVAEEIS; this is translated from the coding sequence ATGACCAGGAATATCAGGCGCAAGGATTGGGCCGGTTTCTGCCGAGAATTCAACGATCGGAACCGGTTCCGTATGGTTAAAGCGGGCGACCCGCGCAAAAAGGGAGTCGCCGAAGCCCTTTTTATTGGGGTACGTTTGCTCAAGAAGGGTCGGAAAATCGAAGGATTGGGGCTTTATGCCGGATGTGACCGTGCCGACCAGCCGGCCGAACTGCTGGCTAAAGTGATTAAGCCCGAAGAGATTATCCTTCAACAGGATGCTTCCGGAACGGACCGGAAATTAGAAGTCGTCGCCGAAAATGGAGCGACCCTGGCAATGGAACTGACCGGCAAGGCCGATATCTCGTCCGCCGAGCCGCTCCTCCAGCGCCTCGCGCACTCTATATATGAATCACGGGGACGGACCGACGGCGGTGATCAGAATGACTGGTTCGAGGCTCGGAAAAGACTCGAGCAAGTCGCCGAGGAAATTAGCTGA
- a CDS encoding MotA/TolQ/ExbB proton channel family protein, translating into MKTTLQKKSALLNLVMAGIVLAIAGTALTQGDITGTHPDIAVCISDVHFAEINDDGDTRDQLIVKWKVQTVLDGDSAQLDLSYIDHSEVLYSTTDSTFTNPANYQVFNAGDTATKFTISSGIDRDLDYHYIQVLVYWGDSVYKSEPFRKLGREFIPPDRYTPAAIVFWLFSRAGWNDPLDVLNKSGFLGRRAFDALVLFLFIGCVLLLPRTWWLFRSTRLFVVNRDISGYNECQTVADNEAKRLDNPAYREPYKNAIVNHLSRSAFHGRVLRSIADRVPSFLEIAASNKRKTDDIPSVKLVHSLSNAINSKQNLDDAIDLRVSAEYEDLRKRSLLDVLWALGATAPLLGLFGTVTGISSAFMEISHGGIRATQIMQKLGGGIYEALWTTIFGLVCGILFMIHYYYYSYKLDRIYSVWTSFGADVWDTIKIQPGNDVKPAVENKNVTGQ; encoded by the coding sequence ATGAAGACTACATTACAAAAAAAGTCAGCCCTGTTAAATCTGGTTATGGCAGGGATCGTGTTGGCAATCGCCGGGACGGCTCTCACCCAGGGAGATATTACCGGTACACACCCGGATATCGCTGTCTGTATAAGCGATGTACATTTTGCCGAAATCAACGATGACGGCGACACACGAGATCAATTGATAGTGAAATGGAAGGTGCAGACGGTACTCGACGGTGATTCAGCACAGCTGGATTTGAGCTATATCGACCATTCCGAGGTTCTTTACTCGACCACCGACAGCACTTTCACCAACCCGGCCAACTATCAAGTATTCAATGCCGGTGATACGGCTACGAAGTTCACAATCAGCAGCGGAATAGATCGCGACCTTGACTACCATTACATTCAGGTGCTGGTTTATTGGGGTGACAGCGTATACAAGAGTGAACCTTTCCGTAAGCTGGGACGGGAGTTCATCCCCCCCGACCGTTATACCCCGGCTGCTATCGTTTTTTGGTTGTTCTCCAGAGCCGGGTGGAACGATCCGCTCGATGTACTAAACAAATCGGGATTTCTCGGCCGCCGTGCGTTCGATGCTCTCGTGTTGTTTCTTTTCATCGGCTGTGTGCTCTTGCTCCCCCGCACCTGGTGGCTGTTCCGTTCCACACGATTGTTCGTGGTTAACCGCGACATCTCAGGATACAATGAATGCCAAACAGTTGCCGATAACGAAGCAAAACGACTGGACAATCCGGCTTACCGAGAGCCGTATAAAAATGCTATCGTCAATCATCTGTCCCGCTCGGCTTTCCACGGGCGCGTTCTCCGTTCCATCGCCGACCGTGTCCCTTCTTTCCTCGAAATAGCAGCTAGTAATAAACGGAAAACCGATGATATCCCCTCGGTCAAGCTGGTGCATTCGCTCTCGAATGCGATCAACAGCAAGCAAAATCTCGACGATGCCATCGATTTGCGTGTTTCGGCCGAATATGAAGACTTACGCAAACGAAGTCTCCTCGATGTCCTCTGGGCGCTCGGCGCTACCGCTCCATTGCTTGGGCTATTCGGTACCGTCACCGGTATCAGTTCAGCCTTCATGGAGATCAGTCATGGAGGAATCAGAGCGACACAGATTATGCAGAAACTGGGCGGCGGGATTTACGAGGCGCTCTGGACGACTATTTTCGGTTTGGTCTGTGGTATTTTGTTCATGATCCATTACTACTACTACAGCTATAAACTGGACCGCATTTACTCGGTCTGGACCAGTTTCGGCGCCGACGTGTGGGATACCATTAAAATACAGCCGGGCAACGATGTGAAACCGGCTGTCGAGAACAAGAATGTAACCGGTCAATAG
- a CDS encoding archease: MRCYEMFEHTADIGFIARGATLDEAFSCAAVALWDVITGEMECADSDHIVFEIESVDREGLLVGFLSQLLFLFETERFVGQRAKVQLVGDTGLRAEVMGERLTESTNIEGYHVKGVSYHMMEIAEATDDNQAHVKVVLDV; the protein is encoded by the coding sequence ATGCGATGCTATGAAATGTTCGAACATACCGCCGATATCGGTTTCATCGCACGCGGGGCTACTCTGGATGAGGCGTTCTCGTGTGCCGCCGTCGCGCTTTGGGATGTTATCACCGGGGAGATGGAATGCGCCGACTCCGATCACATTGTCTTCGAAATCGAATCGGTGGATCGTGAGGGCCTCCTGGTCGGTTTCTTATCACAATTGTTGTTCCTCTTCGAAACGGAGCGGTTCGTTGGACAAAGAGCCAAGGTTCAACTGGTTGGCGATACCGGACTCAGGGCGGAAGTAATGGGGGAGAGGCTCACCGAATCGACTAATATAGAGGGTTATCATGTCAAGGGTGTTTCGTATCACATGATGGAGATAGCTGAGGCGACCGACGACAATCAGGCCCATGTGAAGGTTGTGCTCGATGTGTAG